The following coding sequences are from one Microbacterium sp. SORGH_AS_0969 window:
- a CDS encoding serine/threonine-protein kinase, whose translation MRPTQGVTFGGRYELDTRIAIGGMGEVWEATDHVIGRTVAIKILKDEYMGDPGFLERFRAEARHAALVNHEGIASVFDYGEEDGSAFLVMELVPGEALSTILEREGSLSTDKTLDIVAQTAAALQAAHAAGLVHRDIKPGNLLITPDGRVKITDFGIARIADQVPLTATGQVMGTVQYLSPEQASGHPASPATDIYSLGIVAYECLAGKRPFTGESQVAIAMAQINEQPAPLPPTVAVPVQNLVMAMIAKKPDDRPASAAAVSRAATALRRGDLTAAAAAVPAIAAGAAVADDVTQLLSPGQTGAATRLMPTPAATSLLTEEHTEETVPQKKKRSRLTWPLIALIVLLVLVLGGTLAALLTNQNEPDAAPSSTAPTAATPVPSASTPSPAPSPSQTLVDVDSLELVGRTCDEARAILRENNLAATCATGNAATSADEVGKVYIVDPTGRNPAGTNITVTVYGEETPLSQPGTPTLPSSVAAGATVQVSWQQYTCPSGTGNVTSYNFTAEQGTFATNGSSTASFSPDERNAELVVSNSPGSTLRVTYTVSCSGTDRTAGPSGEASATISGGPSPTTSASPKN comes from the coding sequence ATGAGACCGACGCAGGGAGTGACCTTCGGAGGACGGTACGAGCTCGATACGCGTATTGCGATCGGCGGTATGGGTGAGGTGTGGGAGGCGACCGATCATGTGATCGGACGCACCGTCGCCATCAAGATCCTCAAAGACGAATACATGGGCGACCCCGGGTTCCTCGAGCGTTTCCGCGCCGAGGCCCGCCACGCCGCCCTCGTGAACCACGAGGGCATCGCCAGCGTGTTCGACTACGGCGAGGAAGACGGCAGCGCCTTCCTCGTCATGGAACTCGTCCCCGGCGAAGCCCTGTCGACGATCCTCGAGCGCGAGGGCTCGCTGTCGACCGACAAGACGCTCGACATCGTCGCGCAGACCGCCGCCGCGCTGCAGGCTGCGCACGCGGCCGGTCTCGTCCACCGCGACATCAAGCCGGGCAACCTGCTGATCACGCCCGACGGCCGCGTCAAGATCACCGACTTCGGCATCGCCCGCATCGCCGACCAGGTCCCGCTGACCGCGACCGGTCAGGTCATGGGCACCGTGCAGTACCTGTCGCCCGAGCAGGCGTCCGGACACCCGGCGTCTCCGGCGACCGACATCTACTCGCTCGGCATCGTCGCGTACGAGTGCCTCGCGGGCAAGCGCCCCTTCACCGGCGAGTCGCAGGTCGCGATCGCGATGGCCCAGATCAACGAGCAGCCCGCGCCGCTCCCGCCCACCGTGGCGGTTCCGGTGCAGAACCTCGTGATGGCGATGATCGCGAAGAAGCCCGACGACCGGCCCGCCTCGGCCGCCGCCGTCTCGCGCGCCGCCACGGCCCTGCGCCGGGGAGACCTGACCGCCGCCGCGGCCGCGGTCCCCGCCATCGCCGCGGGTGCCGCCGTCGCCGACGACGTCACGCAGCTCCTGTCTCCCGGACAGACGGGCGCGGCGACGCGCCTCATGCCGACGCCAGCGGCCACGTCGCTCCTCACCGAGGAGCACACCGAAGAGACCGTGCCGCAGAAGAAGAAGCGAAGCCGGCTCACGTGGCCGCTCATCGCGCTGATCGTGCTGCTCGTCCTGGTCCTCGGAGGAACGCTCGCCGCTCTGCTGACCAACCAGAACGAGCCCGACGCGGCCCCCTCGAGCACGGCTCCGACCGCAGCCACGCCGGTGCCGAGCGCGTCGACGCCTTCGCCGGCTCCGTCGCCCTCGCAGACGCTCGTCGACGTCGACTCGCTCGAGCTGGTCGGCCGCACATGTGACGAGGCCCGCGCAATCCTCCGCGAGAACAACCTCGCGGCCACGTGCGCCACCGGAAATGCGGCGACCAGCGCCGACGAGGTCGGCAAGGTCTACATCGTCGACCCCACCGGTCGTAACCCTGCGGGCACCAACATCACGGTGACGGTCTACGGCGAAGAGACGCCCCTCAGCCAGCCGGGAACGCCCACTCTGCCGTCGTCGGTCGCGGCCGGCGCCACGGTGCAGGTTTCGTGGCAGCAGTACACCTGCCCCTCGGGCACGGGCAACGTGACGTCGTACAATTTCACCGCCGAGCAGGGCACCTTCGCCACCAACGGCTCGTCGACGGCGTCGTTCTCCCCCGACGAGCGCAACGCCGAACTGGTGGTGAGCAACTCGCCCGGGTCGACTCTCCGCGTCACCTACACGGTCAGCTGCTCGGGCACCGATCGGACCGCGGGTCCCTCGGGCGAGGCCTCGGCCACCATCTCCGGCGGTCCGTCGCCGACGACCTCCGCGTCGCCCAAGAACTGA